Proteins from a genomic interval of Anatilimnocola floriformis:
- a CDS encoding DUF4177 domain-containing protein, whose amino-acid sequence MTKNFQTLAILAVALTAIAGAWQYAGAQGEKIAAGVKFEYKILSGTSAGAGELNVLGKDGWELVAVEPSKGMTPTQLYFKRSR is encoded by the coding sequence ATGACCAAGAACTTTCAAACGCTCGCCATTCTCGCCGTCGCCCTGACCGCCATCGCCGGTGCGTGGCAATACGCTGGTGCCCAAGGCGAAAAGATCGCCGCGGGCGTGAAGTTCGAATACAAAATCCTCAGCGGCACGAGCGCCGGCGCTGGTGAACTGAACGTCCTCGGCAAGGACGGCTGGGAACTCGTCGCCGTCGAACCCTCCAAGGGAATGACGCCAACGC